One genomic window of Ciona intestinalis chromosome 7, KH, whole genome shotgun sequence includes the following:
- the LOC100176902 gene encoding carbohydrate sulfotransferase 9-like gives MASGAPVFRTRVLNHVGIICCLVVISILLMNQKLLSKFYRESRGGVIKVNKASTNSHPKTRVETLVVGESEKWFMEMMAQRMRDRRELLQAKCKKMGLDTESAKPVKFVLAKKYKFAYCFIPKTGCTNWKKVIMLLNGYAKSQKELDAIDHDRLHGIVAKKYLTLNVGVPPAIKDYMKFVVVRDPYERLVSAYRNKIAKQDNLEKPQYYKISYAIRQKYGSNYTSDKTKRKEATFEEFVDYLIDGNNSDKFSVIENHWSNYNRVCSMCTIHYDVIAHMETIEEDSRYMLMLLKAPKHVQLPKGYNNTGSSVINVDSVNQYYRDLSPDKMFKLYETYVGDFQMFGYPFRDLRI, from the exons ATGGCGTCAGGCGCTCCTGTTTTCCGCACTCGAGTCCTAAACCACGTTGGCATCATTTGTTGTCTTGTTGTAATCTCTATTCTGCTTATGAACCAAAAGCTACTTAGCAAGTTTTATCGGGAAAGTAGAGGTGGGGTTATAAAGGTTAACAAGGCAAGCACCAACAGCCACCCGAAAACTCGCGTGGAAACTTTAGTGGTCGGCGAATCAGAAAAATGGTTCATGGAGATGATGGCACAACGAATGCGGGATAGACGGGAACTGTTGCAAGCGAAATGCAAAAAGATGG GTTTAGATACCGAATCAGCTAAACCAGTCAAGTTCGTTTTGGCGAAGAAATACAAGTTTGCTTATTGCTTTATTCCTAAGACCGGGTGTACTAACTGGAAGAAAGTGATTATGTTGTTGAACGGATACGCAAAGTCGCAGAAAGAGTTGGACGCG ATCGATCATGACCGCCTACACGGAATCGTGGCCAAGAAATATCTCACGCTAAACGTTGGTGTACCACCTGCTATTAAAGACTACATGAAGTTCGTGGTCGTGAGAGACCCATACGAACGCTTGGTATCAGCTTATAGAAACAAGATAGCGAAACAGGACAACTTGGAAAAACcacaatattataaaatctCTTACGCGATCCGACAGAAATACGGGAGCAATTATACTTCTGATAAAA CCAAGCGAAAGGAAGCTACATTCGAAGAATTCGTGGATTACCTTATTGATGGGAACAACAGCGACAAATTTTCGGTCATAGAAAACCATTGGTCAAATTATAACCGGGTATGCAGTATGTGCACTatccattatgacgtcatagcacATATGGAAACTATTGAGGAAGATTCAAG GTACATGCTGATGTTGCTGAAGGCTCCGAAACATGTTCAACTCCCAAAGGGGTATAATAATACAGGAAGCAGCGTGATCAACGTGGATTCGGTTAACCAATACTACAGAGACCTAAGTCCagataaaatgtttaagttgTACGAAACGTACGTGGGAGATTTTCAAATGTTTGGGTATCCGTTTCGTGATCTGCGTATTTAG